One genomic window of Gossypium hirsutum isolate 1008001.06 chromosome D11, Gossypium_hirsutum_v2.1, whole genome shotgun sequence includes the following:
- the LOC107912455 gene encoding putative pentatricopeptide repeat-containing protein At5g09950, whose translation MLRFLFPSTQIPMRVTCNSTLDFTSFAPSLFTTSATNQHLCRPHVLHSLINPSLPSSIPLENLLTHYKTSQSQLSSPPFSASSFELRESLVTRYRDSRSLTDAKEFHLQVLKHGFNEDVYLSNSVINVYVRAADLISARKVFDEMHERNPVTWACLISGYNQNGMPNEACEVFKEMISMGVWPTHYAFGSVLRACQELGPCGLQFGLQIHGMISKSQYSFDVVVCNVMISMYGSCLGSIADARRIFDDIQVKNSISWNSVISVYSQTGDPVSAFKLFTMMQTECIGSSFNPDEYTFGSLITAACSSINFGLCLLEQMLSTITKSGFLSDLYVGSALVNGFASFGLTNYATKIFGQMSSRNVVSMNGLMVGLVRQKCGEEAAKVFMEMMNLVDVNFDSYSILLSSFSEFNELEHGRRKGREVHSYLIRRGLDDTVVPLGNGLIKMYTRCADITAATSVFRLMVNKDLVSWNTMISGLDQNQCFEDAVSTFYGMRRTGLMPSNYTVISALSSCASLGWRINGQQIHGEALKLGLDVDVSVSNALLALYATIGGPPECKNIFSLMLDHDLVSWNSVIGALADSESSVPEAVKCFLDMMYYGWVPNKITFINILVAASSLSLSKLNHQIHALVIKHCLANDRSIENALLACYGKCGEMDECEKIFSRMSERRDEASWNSMISGYIHNELLDKAVHLAWFMMQKGQKLDGFTFATVLSACASVATLEHGMEVHACSIRACLESDVVVGSAIIDMYSKCGRIDYASRFFNMMPVRNVYSWNSMISGYARHGHGDKALELFMRMKLDGQLPDHVTFVGVLSACSHVGLVDEGFSHFSSMKEVYGLAPKMEHFSCMVDLLGRAGELDKIEDFINTMPMKPNVLIWRTVLGACCRTNGQKTELGRKAAEMLFELEPQNAANYVLLANMYASGGNWDGVAEARVAMKKAAAKKEAGCSWVKMKDGVHVFVAGDKSHPDNDMIYAKLKELNRKMRDAGYVPETRFALYDLEVESKEEILSYHSEKLAVAFVLTRNSRLPIRIMKNLRVCGDCHMAFKYISKIVGRVIILRDSNRFHHFDEGKCSCGDYW comes from the coding sequence ATGCTCCGGTTTCTCTTCCCATCTACTCAAATTCCCATGCGTGTTACCTGCAACTCAACACTTGATTTTACTTCATTCGCCCCTTCACTTTTTACCACGAGCGCCACTAACCAACATCTTTGCAGACCCCATGTCCTCCATTCCTTAATCAACCCTTCTCTTCCTTCTTCAATCCCATTGGAAAACTTGCTTACTCACTATAAAACATCTCAATCTCAACTCTCCTCCCCGCCCTTTTCAGCTTCAAGCTTCGAGCTACGCGAGTCTTTGGTTACGCGGTACAGAGATTCTCGTAGCTTAACCGATGCTAAAGAGTTTCATTTGCAGGTCCTGAAACATGGGTTTAACGAGGATGTGTACTTGTCCAACTCAGTCATCAATGTTTATGTAAGAGCTGCAGATTTAATATCTGCGCGAAAAGTGTTCGACGAAATGCATGAGAGGAATCCGGTTACCTGGGCTTGCTTGATCTCAGGGTACAACCAAAATGGGATGCCTAATGAGGCGTGTGAGGTTTTTAAAGAGATGATTTCTATGGGTGTTTGGCCTACTCATTATGCCTTTGGCAGTGTTCTTCGAGCTTGTCAGGAGCTCGGACCATGTGGTCTTCAATTTGGTTTGCAAATTCACGGGATGATTTCGAAATCTCAATATTCGTTTGATGTAGTTGTTTGTAATGTGATGATATCAATGTATGGGAGTTGTTTGGGGTCCATTGCCGATGCACGTCGCATTTTTGATGACATACAGGTTAAGAATTCAATATCTTGGAACAGTGTTATATCAGTTTATTCGCAAACTGGAGATCCAGTGTctgcattcaagttgttcacgATGATGCAAACAGAGTGTATAGGGTCCAGTTTCAATCCTGATGAATATACATTTGGGAGTTTGATAACTGCCGCTTGTTCTTCCATTAATTTTGGTTTATGTTTGCTCGAGCAAATGCTTAGTACGATTACAAAATCTGGGTTTCTTTCAGATCTCTATGTAGGTAGTGCTTTGGTGAATGGATTTGCAAGTTTTGGTTTAACTAACTATGCTACGAAGATTTTTGGGCAAATGAGTTCGAGAAATGTAGTCTCTATGAATGGTTTGATGGTTGGATTGGTTAGGCAGAAATGTGGTGAAGAAGCAGCTAAAGTTTTTATGGAGATGATGAACTTGGTTGATGTAAATTTTGACTCTTACTCTATATTGTTAAGTTCTTTTTCCGAATTTAACGAGTTAGAACATGGGAGAAGAAAAGGTAGAGAAGTTCACAGTTATTTAATTCGTAGGGGCTTAGATGACACTGTGGTTCCACTTGGAAATGGACTTATTAAAATGTATACTAGATGTGCTGATATTACTGCTGCTACTTCTGTTTTTAGACTTATGGTTAATAAAGATTTGGTCTCTTGGAATACCATGATTTCTGGTCTTGACCAGAATCAGTGTTTTGAAGATGCTGTCTCAACCTTCTACGGAATGAGAAGAACTGGATTAATGCCTTCGAATTACACTGTAATAAGTGCCCTGAGTTCATGTGCAAGCTTGGGGTGGAGGATAAACGGACAACAGATACATGGTGAAGCTCTAAAATTGGGACTTGACGTGGATGTTTCGGTCTCAAATGCTCTTCTTGCATTATATGCCACTATTGGAGGTCCTCCTGAATGCAAGAACATTTTCTCCTTGATGCTGGACCATGATCTAGTTTCATGGAATTCTGTGATTGGAGCATTAGCTGATTCAGAGTCTTCAGTTCCAGAAGCAGTTAAATGCTTTTTGGACATGATGTATTACGGGTGGGTTCCCAACAAAATAACCTTTATAAACATTCTTGTGGCAGCATCATCTCTTTCACTCAGCAAATTGAACCATCAGATACATGCTCTAGTAATTAAACACTGTCTCGCAAATGACAGATCTATCGAGAATGCACTTTTGGCTTGTTATGGAAAGTGCGGGGAGATGGATGAATGCGAGAAGATCTTTTCCAGGATGTCTGAGAGAAGAGATGAAGCTAGTTGGAATTCCATGATATCTGGGTATATACATAATGAACTATTGGACAAAGCTGTTCATTTAGCCTGGTTTATGATGCAGAAGGGTCAAAAACTGGATGGTTTCACTTTTGCCACTGTTCTAAGCGCCTGTGCTTCAGTCGCAACATTAGAGCATGGCATGGAAGTTCATGCTTGTTCTATAAGAGCTTGTTTAGAATCTGATGTTGTGGTTGGAAGTGCAATTATTGACATGTACTCAAAATGTGGAAGGATAGATTATGCTTCAAGATTTTTCAATATGATGCCAGTAAGGAATGTATATTCTTGGAATTCTATGATATCAGGCTATGCTCGTCATGGACATGGAGACAAAGCTCTTGAGCTCTTTATGCGTATGAAGCTAGATGGTCAATTGCCAGATCATGTAACCTTCGTCGGTGTTTTATCAGCTTGTAGCCATGTGGGATTGGTTGATGAAGGGTTTTCTCATTTCAGCTCTATGAAGGAAGTTTATGGGTTGGCTCCCAAGATGGAGCACTTTTCATGTATGGTGGATCTCCTTGGCCGAGCTGGTGAACTTGACAAAATAGAAGATTTTATAAATACCATGCCAATGAAGCCTAATGTTCTTATTTGGAGGACAGTTTTAGGGGCTTGCTGCCGAACCAATGGCCAAAAGACAGAGTTGGGTCGGAAGGCTGCTGAGATGCTCTTTGAATTGGAACCTCAAAATGCAGCAAACTATGTCCTCCTTGCCAACATGTATGCTTCTGGGGGAAACTGGGATGGTGTAGCAGAGGCCAGGGTGGCAATGAAAAAGGCAGCCGCAAAGAAAGAAGCCGGTTGTAGTTGGGTCAAGATGAAAGATGGCGTCCATGTATTTGTGGCTGGTGATAAATCACACCCGGATAATGATATGATCTATGCAAAACTCAAGGAACTTAACAGAAAAATGAGGGATGCCGGATACGTGCCGGAGACAAGATTTGCGTTGTATGACTTGGAAGTGGAGAGTAAAGAGGAAATCCTGAGCTACCATAGTGAGAAACTGGCAGTGGCATTTGTTCTCACACGCAATTCCAGATTACCGATTAGGATAATGAAAAACCTTCGTGTTTGTGGTGATTGTCATATGGCATTCAAGTATATATCAAAGATTGTTGGTAGGGTAATTATACTACGGGACTCAAACAGATTTCATCATTTTGATGAGGGTAAGTGTTCATGTGGAGATTACTGGTAA